A part of Bacillus rossius redtenbacheri isolate Brsri chromosome 1, Brsri_v3, whole genome shotgun sequence genomic DNA contains:
- the LOC134528702 gene encoding antifreeze protein Maxi-like: MAAAAAAAVSVLWMAAAAAASRAAVMRCWACTASLAAASFWRAAMAAAAASLAAAAALATSAALAAAAAGKASVWGGGRAAASQGAGAAQGPAMPLLAGRLPSGPVEAGRHRPRQAIASTRLVCNSDQHAHAADARLREAVPDIGAGSWRLDAPQGAAATRRVLSADIQQSARVAAQSEVSDGLYSPLGPASSGEGELEEAVSDGAGGLAAASAPVAPVLIQRSS; encoded by the exons ATGGCCGCCGCCGCGGCGGCCGCCGTCTCGGTCCTGTGgatggcggcggcggcggccgccTCCCGGGCGGCGGTGATGCGCTGCTGGGCGTGCACCGCCTCCTTGGCGGCGGCCAGCTTCTGGCGGGCGGCtatggcggcggcggcggcctccTTGGCCGCGGCGGCGGCGCTCGCCACGTCGGCCGCgttggcggcggcggcggcagggAAGGCGAGCGTGTGGGGCGGCGGCCGGGCGGCGGCCAG CCAGGGCGCGGGGGCGGCCCAGGGGCCGGCGATGCCCCTCTTGGCGGGCCGCTTGCCCTCCGGCCCGGTGGAGGCGGGCCGGCACAGGCCGAGGCAGGCCATCGCGAGCACCAGGCTAGTCTGCAACAGCGACCAGCACGCTCACGCAG CAGACGCGAGACTGCGCGAGGCTGTCCCAGACATCGGGGCCGGGAGCTGGCGTCTGGACGCTCCGCAGGGCGCCGCGGCGACCAGGCGCGTCCTGTCCGCC GACATACAGCAGTCTGCGAGGGTCGCGGCACAGAGCGAGGTGTCTGACGGCTTGTACTCACCACTGGGACCTGCATCTTCAGGCGAGGGAGAGCTGGAGGAGGCGGTCTCTGACGGGGCCGGCGGGCTGGCTGCTGCCTCGGCTCCCGTCGCGCCGGTACTTATACAGCGGTCCTCGTGA